The following proteins are co-located in the Streptomyces sp. DT2A-34 genome:
- the uvrB gene encoding excinuclease ABC subunit UvrB yields the protein MRPVSSIERTVAPFEVVSPYQPSGDQPQAITELARRIEAGEKDVVLLGATGTGKSATTAWMIEKLQRPTLVMAPNKTLAAQLANEFRELLPNNAVEYFVSYYDYYQPEAYVPQSDTYIEKDSSINEEVERLRHSATNSLLTRRDVVVVASVSCIYGLGTPQEYVDRMVPLKVGEEIDRDQLLRRFVDIQYTRNDLAFTRGTFRVRGDTIEIFPVYEELAVRIEMFGDEIEALSTLHPLTGEIISDDEQLYVFPASHYVAGPERLERAVNDIEKELGERLAELEKQGKLLEAQRLRMRTTYDLEMLRQIGSCSGVENYSMHFDGRSPGSPPNTLLDYFPDDFLLVIDESHVTVPQIGAMYEGDASRKRTLVDHGFRLPSALDNRPLKWEEFQERIGQTVYLSATPGTYELSRGDGQVEQIIRPTGLVDPEVVVKPTEGQIDDLVHEIRERVEKDERVLVTTLTKKMAEDLTDYFLELGIQVRYLHSDVDTLRRVELLRELRAGEFDVLVGINLLREGLDLPEVSLVAILDADKEGFLRSGTSLIQTIGRAARNVSGQVHMYADKITPAMAKAIDETNRRREKQVAYNKANGIDPQPLRKKINDIVAQIAREGVDTEQLLGTGYRAKKDGRGTKAPVPSLGDKAVKGAKAAKSAKGKAKETVPTDRPAAELAEQIEELTERMRAAAADLQFEIAARLRDEVSEMKKELRQMKEAGLA from the coding sequence ATGCGGCCCGTTTCCAGCATCGAACGCACGGTGGCGCCCTTCGAGGTCGTCAGTCCCTACCAGCCCAGCGGCGACCAGCCGCAGGCCATCACCGAGCTCGCCCGGCGCATCGAGGCCGGCGAGAAGGACGTCGTCCTGCTCGGCGCGACCGGCACAGGCAAGTCCGCCACCACCGCGTGGATGATCGAGAAGCTCCAGCGCCCCACCCTGGTGATGGCGCCGAACAAGACGCTGGCCGCCCAGCTGGCGAACGAATTCCGCGAGCTGCTGCCGAACAACGCCGTCGAGTACTTCGTCTCGTACTACGACTACTACCAGCCCGAGGCCTACGTCCCGCAGTCGGACACCTACATCGAGAAGGACTCCTCGATCAACGAGGAGGTCGAGCGCCTGCGCCACTCCGCGACCAACTCGCTGCTCACCCGACGTGACGTCGTCGTGGTCGCCTCCGTCTCCTGCATCTACGGCCTCGGTACTCCGCAGGAGTACGTGGACCGCATGGTCCCCCTCAAGGTCGGCGAGGAGATAGACCGGGATCAGCTGCTGCGCCGCTTCGTGGACATCCAGTACACGCGCAACGACCTGGCCTTCACCCGCGGCACCTTCCGGGTGCGCGGCGACACCATCGAGATCTTCCCGGTCTACGAGGAACTCGCCGTCCGCATCGAGATGTTCGGCGACGAGATCGAGGCCCTGTCCACGCTGCACCCGCTCACCGGCGAGATCATCAGCGACGACGAGCAGCTGTACGTCTTCCCGGCCTCCCACTACGTCGCGGGTCCCGAGCGTTTGGAGCGGGCCGTCAACGACATCGAGAAGGAGCTGGGGGAGCGTCTCGCCGAGCTGGAGAAGCAGGGCAAGCTCCTGGAGGCCCAGCGCCTGCGGATGCGCACGACCTACGACCTCGAGATGCTCCGTCAGATCGGCTCCTGCTCCGGCGTGGAGAACTACTCGATGCACTTCGACGGCCGCTCGCCCGGATCCCCGCCCAACACCCTGCTCGACTACTTCCCGGACGACTTCCTGCTCGTCATCGACGAGTCGCACGTCACCGTCCCGCAGATCGGCGCCATGTACGAGGGCGACGCATCCCGCAAGCGCACCCTCGTCGACCACGGCTTCCGCCTGCCCTCCGCCCTCGACAACCGCCCCCTGAAGTGGGAGGAGTTCCAGGAGCGCATCGGGCAGACGGTCTATCTGTCGGCGACCCCGGGCACCTACGAGCTCTCCCGCGGAGATGGCCAGGTCGAGCAGATCATCCGCCCCACCGGCCTCGTCGACCCCGAGGTCGTCGTCAAGCCCACCGAGGGCCAGATCGACGACCTGGTCCACGAGATCCGGGAGCGGGTGGAGAAGGACGAGCGCGTCCTGGTCACCACTCTCACCAAGAAAATGGCCGAGGACCTCACGGACTACTTCCTGGAGCTCGGCATCCAGGTGCGCTATCTGCACAGCGACGTCGACACGCTGCGCCGCGTCGAGTTGCTGCGCGAACTGCGCGCGGGCGAGTTCGACGTCCTGGTCGGCATCAACCTCCTCCGCGAAGGCCTCGACCTTCCCGAGGTGTCCCTGGTGGCGATCCTCGACGCCGACAAGGAGGGCTTCCTGCGCTCCGGCACCTCTCTCATCCAGACCATCGGCCGCGCGGCGCGCAATGTCTCCGGCCAGGTCCACATGTACGCCGACAAGATCACCCCGGCGATGGCGAAGGCCATCGACGAGACCAACCGCCGCCGGGAGAAGCAGGTCGCGTACAACAAGGCGAACGGCATCGACCCCCAGCCGCTGCGCAAGAAGATCAACGACATAGTCGCGCAGATCGCCCGTGAGGGCGTCGACACCGAGCAGCTGCTCGGCACGGGTTACCGCGCCAAGAAGGACGGCCGGGGCACCAAGGCCCCCGTGCCCTCCCTCGGTGACAAGGCGGTCAAGGGCGCGAAGGCGGCCAAGTCCGCCAAGGGCAAGGCCAAGGAGACGGTGCCGACCGACCGGCCGGCGGCCGAACTTGCCGAGCAGATCGAAGAGTTGACGGAGCGTATGCGCGCCGCCGCCGCGGATCTGCAGTTCGAGATCGCGGCCCGGCTGCGTGACGAGGTGTCCGAGATGAAGAAGGAACTGCGCCAGATGAAGGAGGCGGGCCTGGCCTGA
- a CDS encoding TerD family protein gives MTVNMTKGQAISLQKSDGGSLTAVRMGLGWQAAPRRGLFGSRTREVDLDASAVLFADKQPVDVVFFRHLVSDDGSVRHTGDNLVGGVGQGDDEAILVDLARIPVHIDQIVFTVNSFTGQTFQEVQNAFCRLVDETNGQELARYTLAGGGAYTAQIMAKVHRNGPGWTMTALGTPANGRTFQDLMPSILPHL, from the coding sequence GTGACCGTCAACATGACCAAGGGTCAGGCCATCAGTCTGCAGAAGAGCGACGGCGGCAGCCTGACCGCGGTGCGCATGGGTCTCGGCTGGCAGGCGGCTCCCCGGCGCGGCCTGTTCGGGTCGCGCACGCGGGAGGTCGACCTCGACGCCTCCGCGGTCCTGTTCGCGGACAAGCAGCCGGTCGACGTCGTCTTCTTCCGCCACCTGGTGAGCGACGACGGCTCGGTGCGCCACACCGGTGACAACCTCGTCGGCGGTGTCGGCCAGGGCGACGACGAGGCGATCCTCGTCGACCTCGCGCGCATCCCGGTCCACATCGACCAGATCGTCTTCACTGTGAACTCCTTCACGGGCCAGACCTTCCAGGAGGTGCAGAACGCGTTCTGCCGCCTGGTCGACGAAACCAACGGTCAGGAGCTGGCCCGCTACACCCTCGCGGGCGGCGGCGCCTACACGGCGCAGATCATGGCGAAGGTGCACCGCAACGGCCCGGGCTGGACGATGACGGCCCTCGGCACGCCGGCCAATGGCCGCACCTTCCAGGACCTGATGCCGTCGATCCTGCCGCACCTGTAG
- a CDS encoding TerD family protein has product MTAELVRGQNHPLSQARLEIRVSAGTPIVAGAALGDEQGRIHGVEWVAHPGAPTLPGLEVSRQAAADHRLAVDLDAMPEAVHRVSVLLALPTGVAGPTRFGAVATPFVAVTGLDGTEVASYTITGLEAESAVVALELYRRQGAWKVRAIGQGYAGGLADLFTDQGLPQAHQLAGGINEAVAQGMARSVPAPPPRPDGDRSRQTAAPALGPDQGGPAPQGTSGPVPPPPTSPYGTQAPGTSGQPTPQPNSPYGTQPPGVPGQPPQPPPYQGGTGATDPAQPSVPTSGGPINYSHPRRQSAAPPPPPTAPPAQPGQPAQPVAGDATGWSMDERLYNQVWGMFEDLARTTAAYRSAVDFADSRMEKELDQVLSDPRSRIGGQGDAAREAAQAKHAQLVNQARAALDRDLAQLTAESEVVEPALPTAYARWDNPVWHGYRVPMEIPMALRLGDLHLPESAPLRIPMLVRLPLERGLWIDSGRGGSLDGSFTDSHDLRRLAMETALAHAARLLAVYPAGEFTVHVIDPAGSGAQTLVPLVQTGVLAAPPAVGAAGVTEVLARLTQRVDLVQMALRGGAPDSLPPGFDTSEQLLIVNDFPHGFDDRAVNQLRYLADEGPAVGVHLMMVADREEAAAYGPLLDPLWRSLMRLTPVPDDHLADPWVGHAWTYEPPLVPPGSQVLQQVLTQVAAARTKHR; this is encoded by the coding sequence ATGACGGCCGAGCTGGTGCGGGGGCAGAACCACCCGCTCTCCCAGGCCCGTCTGGAGATCCGGGTCTCGGCCGGCACGCCGATCGTGGCCGGAGCGGCGCTCGGTGACGAGCAGGGCAGGATCCACGGCGTCGAATGGGTGGCCCACCCCGGCGCCCCCACCCTGCCAGGCCTCGAGGTCTCCCGGCAGGCGGCCGCCGACCATCGCCTCGCGGTGGACCTGGACGCCATGCCGGAAGCCGTCCACCGCGTCAGTGTGCTGCTCGCCCTGCCCACCGGGGTCGCCGGTCCCACCCGGTTCGGTGCAGTCGCCACCCCCTTCGTCGCGGTCACCGGCCTCGACGGCACCGAGGTCGCGTCCTACACCATCACCGGCCTGGAGGCCGAGTCGGCTGTCGTCGCCCTTGAGCTCTACCGCCGCCAGGGTGCCTGGAAGGTGCGCGCCATCGGCCAGGGCTACGCAGGCGGCCTCGCCGACCTCTTCACCGACCAGGGCCTGCCCCAAGCCCACCAACTCGCCGGCGGCATCAACGAAGCGGTGGCCCAGGGCATGGCCCGCAGCGTGCCGGCCCCCCCGCCCCGGCCGGACGGCGACCGCTCCCGGCAGACGGCCGCACCGGCACTCGGCCCGGACCAGGGCGGCCCCGCACCACAGGGCACCTCCGGCCCCGTACCGCCTCCGCCGACCTCGCCCTACGGCACCCAGGCGCCCGGCACGTCCGGGCAGCCCACACCGCAGCCGAACTCCCCGTACGGCACCCAGCCGCCCGGCGTACCCGGCCAGCCCCCGCAGCCGCCGCCGTATCAGGGCGGAACCGGCGCCACCGACCCCGCCCAGCCGTCCGTGCCCACGTCCGGCGGCCCGATCAACTACAGCCACCCGCGCCGCCAGAGCGCGGCCCCGCCGCCTCCGCCGACCGCACCACCGGCCCAGCCCGGGCAGCCCGCGCAGCCGGTCGCGGGTGACGCCACCGGCTGGTCCATGGACGAGCGGCTCTACAACCAGGTGTGGGGCATGTTCGAGGACCTGGCCCGCACGACCGCCGCCTACCGCAGCGCGGTCGACTTCGCCGACTCGCGCATGGAGAAGGAGCTCGACCAGGTCCTGTCGGATCCGCGCAGCCGGATCGGCGGACAGGGCGACGCCGCACGCGAGGCGGCCCAGGCCAAGCACGCCCAGCTGGTCAACCAGGCCAGGGCGGCGCTCGACCGGGACCTGGCCCAGCTCACCGCCGAGTCCGAGGTCGTCGAACCCGCGCTGCCGACCGCGTACGCGCGGTGGGACAACCCCGTCTGGCACGGCTACCGCGTGCCGATGGAGATCCCCATGGCGCTGCGCCTGGGCGACCTCCACCTGCCCGAGAGCGCCCCATTGCGCATACCGATGCTGGTCCGGCTGCCGTTGGAGCGCGGCTTGTGGATCGACAGCGGACGCGGCGGATCGCTCGACGGATCGTTCACCGACTCCCACGACCTGCGGCGCCTCGCGATGGAGACGGCGCTGGCGCACGCGGCCCGGCTGCTCGCCGTCTATCCGGCGGGCGAGTTCACCGTGCACGTCATCGATCCTGCCGGTTCGGGCGCGCAGACGCTCGTACCGCTGGTGCAGACCGGCGTGCTCGCAGCCCCGCCCGCTGTGGGCGCGGCGGGTGTCACGGAGGTCCTCGCACGACTCACTCAGCGCGTCGACCTGGTGCAGATGGCCCTGCGCGGCGGTGCGCCCGACTCCCTGCCGCCGGGTTTCGACACCTCCGAGCAGCTGCTGATCGTCAATGACTTCCCGCACGGCTTCGACGACCGGGCCGTGAACCAGCTGCGCTACCTGGCGGACGAGGGGCCCGCCGTCGGCGTCCACCTCATGATGGTCGCGGACCGTGAGGAGGCCGCCGCCTACGGCCCGTTGCTCGACCCGCTGTGGCGTTCGCTGATGCGACTGACCCCGGTGCCGGACGATCACCTCGCCGACCCGTGGGTGGGGCACGCCTGGACTTACGAGCCCCCGCTCGTGCCGCCCGGCAGCCAGGTGCTCCAGCAGGTGCTCACACAGGTCGCCGCAGCCCGGACCAAGCACAGGTAA
- a CDS encoding TerC/Alx family metal homeostasis membrane protein, whose translation MDVSPTLWVLTIVGLAALIAVDFFIGRKPHDVSIKEAGIWTVVWIVLAGLFGLGLLIFGGGQPAGEFFAGFITEKSLSVDNLFVFVLIMAKFAVPSQYQQRVLLIGVLIALVLRAIFIAAGAAILASFSWVFYLFGAFLIWTAWKLIQEARADEEDEEYEENKLLKAAERKFGVADRYHGTKLFITENGKRIMTPMLVVMLAIGTTDVLFALDSIPAIFGLTQDPYIVFTANAFALMGLRQLYFLIGGLLKKLVHLSYGLSIILGFIGVKLVLHALHESGVHVPEISIPVSLGVICSVLIVTTITSLRASKKQAAAEAAQERSEGAPKDSIDV comes from the coding sequence GTGGATGTTTCCCCGACCCTATGGGTCCTGACCATCGTGGGCCTTGCCGCCCTGATCGCGGTCGACTTCTTCATCGGCCGCAAGCCGCACGACGTCTCGATCAAGGAAGCCGGTATCTGGACGGTCGTCTGGATCGTCCTGGCGGGCCTCTTCGGGCTCGGCCTGCTGATCTTCGGCGGCGGACAGCCCGCCGGTGAGTTCTTCGCAGGCTTCATCACCGAGAAGTCGCTGAGCGTCGACAACCTCTTCGTCTTCGTCCTGATCATGGCGAAGTTCGCGGTGCCCTCGCAGTACCAGCAGCGCGTGCTCCTCATTGGCGTCCTCATAGCCCTGGTCCTGCGCGCGATCTTCATCGCCGCGGGCGCCGCGATCCTCGCGAGCTTCTCGTGGGTGTTCTACCTCTTCGGTGCCTTCCTCATCTGGACCGCCTGGAAGCTCATCCAGGAGGCGCGGGCCGACGAAGAGGACGAGGAGTACGAGGAGAACAAGCTGCTCAAGGCCGCCGAGCGCAAGTTCGGTGTCGCTGACCGCTACCACGGCACCAAGCTGTTCATCACCGAGAACGGCAAGCGGATCATGACCCCGATGCTGGTCGTGATGCTGGCGATCGGCACCACGGACGTGCTGTTCGCCCTCGACTCCATCCCGGCGATCTTCGGCCTGACCCAGGACCCGTACATCGTGTTCACGGCCAACGCCTTCGCCCTGATGGGTCTCAGGCAGCTGTACTTCCTCATCGGCGGCCTGCTGAAGAAGCTGGTCCACCTGAGCTACGGCCTGTCGATCATCCTGGGCTTCATCGGCGTCAAGCTGGTGCTGCACGCGCTGCACGAGTCCGGTGTCCATGTCCCTGAGATCAGCATCCCGGTCTCGCTCGGCGTGATCTGCTCGGTCCTGATCGTCACCACGATCACCAGCTTGAGGGCCTCCAAGAAGCAGGCGGCGGCCGAGGCGGCGCAGGAGCGGAGCGAAGGCGCTCCGAAGGACAGCATCGACGTCTGA
- a CDS encoding calcium:proton antiporter, whose translation MIARLRPLTTQWTYVVPVLAVVLLAFTWGRDLPGALVALVTLVLAGAVLAAVHHAEVVAHRVGEPFGSLVLAVAVTIIEVALIVTLMADGGDKSSTLARDTVFAAVMITCNGIVGLCLLVASLRHRTAVFNPEGTGAALATVATLATLSLVLPTFTTSKPGPEFSSVQLTFAALSSLILYGLFVATQTVRHRDYFLPITRQGEVITADHHAHAPSARTAKISLGLLGLALIGVVGLAKGVSPTIESGVSAAGLPHAVVGVIIALLVLLPETIAALRSARRDRVQTSLNLALGSAMASIGLTIPAVALASVWLSGPLVLGLGPTHMVLLALTVVVSSLTVVPGRATPLQGGVHLVLFAAYLELAINP comes from the coding sequence ATGATCGCTCGGCTCAGGCCGCTCACGACCCAGTGGACATACGTCGTGCCGGTGCTCGCGGTCGTCCTGCTGGCCTTCACCTGGGGACGGGACCTGCCCGGCGCCCTCGTCGCGCTGGTGACACTGGTCCTCGCGGGGGCCGTCCTGGCCGCCGTACACCATGCCGAAGTGGTCGCTCACCGGGTCGGCGAGCCCTTCGGCTCCCTGGTCCTCGCCGTGGCCGTCACGATCATCGAGGTCGCCCTGATCGTGACCCTGATGGCCGACGGCGGCGACAAGAGCTCCACCCTCGCCCGGGACACGGTCTTCGCGGCCGTCATGATCACCTGTAACGGCATCGTCGGCCTCTGTCTGCTGGTCGCCTCGCTGCGCCACCGTACGGCGGTCTTCAACCCCGAGGGCACGGGCGCCGCTCTCGCGACCGTCGCCACCCTGGCCACGCTCAGCCTGGTGCTGCCGACGTTCACCACGAGCAAGCCCGGGCCGGAGTTCTCCAGCGTGCAGCTGACGTTCGCCGCGCTCTCCTCGCTGATCCTGTACGGCCTGTTCGTGGCGACGCAGACCGTGCGGCACCGCGACTACTTCCTCCCCATCACCCGGCAGGGCGAGGTGATCACCGCCGACCACCACGCCCATGCGCCCTCCGCCCGCACCGCGAAGATCAGCCTCGGGCTGCTGGGCCTGGCCCTGATCGGTGTGGTCGGCCTCGCCAAAGGCGTGTCGCCCACCATCGAGTCCGGGGTGTCGGCCGCCGGCCTGCCGCATGCCGTCGTCGGTGTGATCATCGCCCTGCTGGTGCTGCTCCCCGAGACGATCGCCGCGCTGCGCTCCGCCCGCCGTGACCGCGTGCAGACCAGCCTGAACCTCGCGCTCGGTTCGGCGATGGCCAGCATCGGCCTGACCATCCCCGCGGTCGCCCTTGCCTCCGTCTGGCTCTCGGGCCCACTCGTCCTCGGCCTCGGCCCCACCCACATGGTGCTGCTCGCCCTGACGGTGGTGGTGAGCTCGCTGACGGTGGTCCCCGGGCGGGCGACGCCGCTCCAGGGAGGCGTTCATCTGGTGCTGTTCGCGGCGTATCTGGAGCTCGCGATCAATCCGTAG
- a CDS encoding MFS transporter, with the protein MLRLAAASLAGTAIEFYDFFVYGTAAALVLGPLFFPTFSPVAGTLAAFATFGVGFVARPLGSVLFGHIGDRHGRRPVLVASLLLTGASTVAVGCVPTYDTIGVTAPLLLLVLRFLQGLGLGGEWGGAVLLTVEHAPAERRGLWSSFPQVGPALGFLLANGVVLGLSATLSDAQFAAWGWRVPFWAAGVLAVVGLWLRSSLTESPRFLEIDDHARVPLAEVVHDHWRLVLLTAGALSIGYAIFYTVTTWSLAYATERLGVSRGVMLTCVMGAVVVKGSLTPLVAMLGDRYGRRPLTLIGCAAAVLWMFPLVALLATGEPLLMFLGFLGAMLAFITMFAVIAAYLPELYEPRVRCTGAAVGYNLGGVLGGALTPIVATALAEQGGRVPWGVGAYLTGIALLSLGCFALLPETRPAPAAAPEPAIG; encoded by the coding sequence ATGTTGCGGCTCGCGGCCGCCTCGCTCGCCGGAACAGCCATCGAGTTCTACGACTTTTTCGTCTACGGGACCGCGGCGGCGCTGGTCCTGGGGCCGCTGTTCTTCCCGACGTTCTCGCCAGTGGCGGGAACCCTGGCCGCTTTCGCGACGTTCGGCGTGGGCTTTGTGGCGCGGCCACTGGGGTCGGTGCTGTTCGGGCACATCGGGGACCGGCACGGACGCCGGCCGGTCCTCGTCGCCTCGTTGCTGCTGACCGGCGCCTCCACGGTCGCGGTCGGCTGCGTACCGACGTACGACACGATCGGTGTCACCGCTCCCCTGCTGCTGCTCGTGCTGCGCTTTCTGCAGGGCCTGGGGCTCGGCGGGGAGTGGGGCGGGGCCGTCCTGCTGACCGTGGAGCACGCGCCGGCCGAGCGGCGTGGTCTGTGGTCGAGCTTCCCGCAGGTCGGGCCCGCGCTGGGCTTTCTGCTCGCCAACGGTGTGGTGCTGGGGCTGTCGGCGACGTTGTCCGACGCGCAGTTCGCCGCGTGGGGATGGCGTGTGCCGTTCTGGGCGGCGGGGGTGCTCGCGGTGGTGGGGCTCTGGCTGCGGTCGTCGCTCACCGAGAGCCCCCGGTTCCTCGAAATCGACGACCACGCGCGCGTGCCGCTGGCCGAAGTCGTGCACGACCACTGGCGGCTCGTTCTGCTGACGGCCGGGGCGCTGTCGATCGGATACGCGATCTTCTACACCGTGACGACCTGGTCCCTCGCCTACGCCACCGAGCGGCTCGGTGTGAGCCGGGGCGTCATGCTGACCTGCGTCATGGGCGCGGTGGTGGTGAAGGGCTCGCTCACACCGCTGGTGGCGATGCTCGGCGACCGGTACGGGCGGCGGCCCCTGACCCTGATCGGGTGCGCTGCCGCCGTCCTGTGGATGTTTCCGCTGGTCGCGCTCCTCGCGACGGGCGAGCCACTGCTGATGTTCCTGGGCTTCCTCGGGGCGATGCTCGCGTTCATCACGATGTTCGCCGTGATCGCCGCGTATCTGCCGGAGTTGTACGAGCCCCGGGTGCGCTGCACGGGCGCGGCGGTGGGCTACAACCTCGGTGGCGTCCTCGGGGGCGCGCTCACACCGATCGTGGCGACGGCGCTCGCCGAGCAGGGCGGTCGGGTGCCGTGGGGTGTGGGGGCCTATCTGACCGGGATCGCGCTGCTCAGCCTGGGGTGCTTCGCACTGCTGCCCGAGACGCGTCCGGCGCCTGCTGCGGCGCCGGAGCCCGCCATCGGGTGA
- a CDS encoding S66 peptidase family protein has product MTMISYPPKPSPGDRVAVISPGAGLPGLFPRPYELGLERLRKDYELEPVEYPSTRKMGSTPQERADDIHAAFADPDIKAVIASIGGDDQITVLPLLDRELIRANPKPFFGMSDNTNLLMFLRNTGIVGYHGATVMTALGRPVAMDQLTAESLRAALFTSGEYELKPAELWNDINRDWADPATFDAEPEMRPSDGWTWVNADGVVEGRSWGGCLEILGWMLMADREIARDLSEYDGGVLLLETSEEMPSGEEVFRTMRNMGERGLLQRFSALLMGRAKTWSFERPNSPEEAARYAAEQREAVLRAMRAYAPDTMIVFDVDYGHTDPQLVIPYGGIVRVDGPARRITVTY; this is encoded by the coding sequence ATGACCATGATCTCGTACCCTCCCAAGCCGTCCCCCGGCGACCGCGTCGCCGTCATCTCCCCCGGCGCAGGCCTGCCCGGGCTCTTCCCACGCCCCTACGAACTGGGCCTGGAGCGGCTGCGCAAGGACTACGAACTCGAGCCGGTCGAGTACCCCTCGACGCGCAAGATGGGATCGACGCCGCAGGAACGCGCCGACGACATACATGCCGCGTTCGCCGATCCCGACATCAAGGCGGTCATCGCGTCGATCGGCGGCGACGACCAGATCACCGTGCTGCCGCTGCTGGACCGGGAGTTGATCCGGGCAAACCCAAAGCCGTTCTTCGGGATGAGCGACAACACGAACCTGCTCATGTTCCTGCGCAACACCGGCATCGTCGGCTACCACGGCGCGACCGTCATGACCGCGTTGGGCCGCCCTGTTGCCATGGACCAGTTGACCGCCGAGTCACTGCGGGCGGCGCTCTTCACATCGGGCGAGTACGAGCTGAAGCCCGCAGAGCTCTGGAACGACATCAACCGTGACTGGGCCGACCCGGCGACCTTCGACGCGGAGCCGGAGATGCGACCCTCCGACGGATGGACGTGGGTGAACGCCGACGGGGTGGTGGAAGGCCGCAGTTGGGGCGGCTGTCTGGAGATCCTCGGCTGGATGCTGATGGCTGACCGGGAGATCGCGCGCGACCTCTCGGAATACGACGGCGGAGTGCTGCTCCTGGAGACCTCGGAGGAGATGCCGAGCGGCGAGGAGGTCTTCCGCACCATGCGCAACATGGGCGAGCGCGGGCTGCTCCAGCGCTTCTCCGCACTCCTGATGGGCCGCGCGAAGACCTGGTCCTTCGAGCGCCCCAACAGCCCCGAGGAGGCCGCTCGTTACGCGGCCGAGCAGCGCGAGGCCGTCCTGCGCGCCATGCGGGCCTACGCTCCCGACACCATGATCGTCTTCGACGTGGACTACGGGCACACCGACCCACAACTCGTGATCCCCTACGGCGGCATCGTCCGCGTCGACGGCCCCGCCCGGCGCATCACCGTCACGTACTGA
- the aroQ gene encoding type II 3-dehydroquinate dehydratase → MPRTLANAPIMILNGPNLNLLGQRQPEIYGSETLTDVEALCAKAAAAHGGTIDFRQSNHEGELVDWIHEARLNHSGIVINPGAYSHTSVAILDALNTCDGLPVLEVHISNIHKRESFRHHSYVSLRADGVIAGCGVQGYVFGVERVAALAGAGQADT, encoded by the coding sequence GTGCCCCGCACCCTGGCCAACGCCCCGATCATGATCCTCAACGGCCCCAACCTGAACCTTCTCGGCCAGCGTCAGCCGGAGATCTACGGCTCCGAGACCCTGACCGATGTCGAGGCCCTGTGCGCCAAGGCGGCGGCCGCGCACGGCGGCACGATCGACTTCCGGCAGTCCAACCACGAGGGCGAACTGGTCGACTGGATCCATGAGGCACGGCTGAACCACAGCGGGATCGTGATCAACCCCGGCGCCTACTCGCACACGTCAGTTGCGATTCTGGACGCACTCAACACCTGCGACGGACTACCCGTGTTGGAGGTCCACATCTCCAACATCCACAAGCGTGAGTCGTTCCGGCACCACTCGTATGTCTCCCTGCGCGCCGACGGCGTCATCGCTGGTTGTGGTGTGCAGGGGTACGTGTTCGGGGTGGAGCGGGTCGCCGCACTGGCGGGGGCGGGACAGGCCGACACGTGA
- a CDS encoding amino acid ABC transporter ATP-binding protein, translating to MESVRKTFGGSVVLRDVDLEVAPHTVTALIGASGSGKSTLLRCANLLEDIDDGAIWLDGEEITDPRADQDAVRRRIGVVFQAYNLFPHMTVLENITLAPRRVHGVSRAEAEARARELLERLGLAGKAGEYPDRLSGGQQQRVAIVRALAVRPRLLLLDEITAALDPELVGEVLSVVRDLKGDGMTMVLATHEMGFAREVADQVCFLDGGVVLERGTAEQIFGDPQQERTQRFLRRIVEAGRL from the coding sequence ATGGAGTCCGTCCGCAAGACCTTCGGCGGCTCGGTCGTGCTGCGGGACGTCGACCTGGAGGTCGCCCCGCACACCGTGACCGCGCTGATCGGCGCCTCCGGCTCCGGCAAGTCCACGCTGCTGCGGTGCGCGAACCTGCTGGAGGACATCGACGACGGCGCGATCTGGCTGGACGGCGAGGAGATCACCGATCCGCGCGCCGACCAGGACGCCGTACGACGCCGTATCGGCGTGGTGTTCCAGGCGTACAACCTCTTTCCGCACATGACGGTCCTGGAGAACATCACCCTCGCCCCGCGCCGGGTGCACGGTGTGTCCCGGGCGGAGGCCGAGGCACGCGCGCGTGAGCTGCTGGAACGGCTCGGGCTGGCCGGCAAGGCGGGCGAGTACCCGGACCGGCTGAGCGGCGGCCAGCAGCAGCGGGTCGCCATCGTCCGCGCCCTGGCCGTACGCCCCCGGCTGCTGTTGCTCGACGAGATCACCGCCGCCCTCGACCCCGAGCTCGTGGGTGAAGTCCTCTCCGTCGTCCGCGACTTGAAGGGGGACGGGATGACGATGGTGCTGGCCACGCACGAGATGGGGTTCGCCCGCGAGGTCGCCGACCAGGTTTGTTTTCTGGACGGAGGCGTGGTGCTGGAGCGCGGCACGGCCGAGCAGATCTTCGGCGATCCGCAGCAGGAGCGCACCCAGCGCTTCCTGCGGCGGATCGTGGAGGCGGGGCGACTGTAA